In a genomic window of Sporosarcina trichiuri:
- a CDS encoding general stress protein — MNREFAGIFESETELLEKINELHRMGIAEENMYVVTKDKEDVSIVRGRTDAEIQETEASWWDRFTSFLSDEQPARKALHRMDLTEDEADRYIAAVENGSFLLYVDKGDFWDMADHDAGNLTEDIGKRMDTGEILPEQNDAAEQEKFLDDARVEHQNAKYKL; from the coding sequence ATGAACAGAGAATTCGCAGGTATATTTGAAAGTGAGACGGAATTACTCGAAAAAATCAATGAACTTCACCGCATGGGGATTGCAGAGGAAAATATGTATGTCGTCACGAAGGACAAGGAGGATGTGTCCATTGTCCGCGGCCGCACAGATGCGGAAATCCAGGAAACCGAAGCCTCTTGGTGGGACCGGTTCACGTCATTCTTGAGTGACGAGCAGCCAGCGCGCAAAGCGCTGCACCGCATGGACCTGACCGAAGACGAAGCCGACCGCTACATTGCAGCGGTTGAAAATGGCTCGTTCCTGTTATACGTTGACAAAGGCGACTTCTGGGATATGGCCGACCACGATGCCGGCAATCTGACCGAGGACATCGGCAAGCGGATGGACACCGGTGAAATTCTGCCGGAGCAAAATGATGCGGCGGAACAGGAGAAGTTTCTCGATGATGCACGGGTGGAGCATCAGAATGCGAAGTATAAGTTGTAA
- a CDS encoding glycosyltransferase family 2 protein: MEIAVLVPCYNEEQTIGNVIDDFRRELPDATIYVYDNNSSDRTSEVARAHGAVVRFEPRQGKGNVVRSMFRDIEADYYIMVDGDDTYPAEFVHEILAPLETGEANLVIGDRLSNGTYFDENKRKFHGFGNNLVKGLINKLYKSNITDIMTGYRGFDRLFVKSMPVTSPGFEIETEMSIHALDNRFLIKEVPIDYRDRPEGSESKLNTVTDGLKVLRMIFTLFKDYKPLLFFSVWAAVFLVLGLAAGTPVIVEFIQTGFIAKVPSAILAVGFVMLAMLSFACGLILDTVAGTHRKNYELQLNRIAERR, from the coding sequence ATGGAAATTGCAGTTTTAGTCCCCTGTTACAACGAAGAGCAGACGATCGGCAATGTCATTGATGACTTCAGGCGTGAATTGCCGGACGCGACAATCTATGTCTATGACAACAACTCTTCGGACCGTACATCCGAGGTAGCGAGAGCGCATGGGGCAGTCGTCCGCTTCGAGCCGCGCCAGGGAAAGGGCAACGTCGTCCGGTCCATGTTCCGCGATATCGAAGCAGACTACTATATCATGGTCGACGGTGACGATACATACCCGGCGGAATTCGTGCACGAGATCCTGGCACCTCTTGAAACAGGCGAAGCCAACCTGGTGATCGGCGACCGCCTGTCGAACGGCACGTATTTCGATGAAAACAAACGGAAATTCCACGGATTCGGCAACAACCTTGTGAAAGGCCTCATCAATAAGCTGTACAAAAGCAACATTACGGACATCATGACCGGCTACCGCGGGTTCGACCGGCTGTTCGTCAAGTCGATGCCGGTGACAAGCCCGGGATTCGAAATCGAGACCGAGATGTCCATCCATGCACTCGATAACCGGTTCCTCATCAAAGAGGTGCCGATCGATTACCGGGATCGGCCCGAGGGCAGCGAGTCAAAACTGAATACGGTCACGGACGGATTGAAAGTTCTGCGTATGATCTTCACTTTATTCAAAGATTACAAGCCACTGCTGTTCTTCTCCGTGTGGGCGGCTGTCTTCCTCGTGCTCGGACTCGCTGCCGGCACGCCGGTCATCGTGGAATTCATCCAGACGGGGTTCATCGCCAAAGTGCCTTCCGCCATACTCGCTGTCGGCTTCGTGATGCTTGCGATGCTGTCGTTCGCATGCGGGCTGATCCTCGATACTGTCGCGGGCACGCACCGCAAAAATTATGAACTGCAGCTGAACCGCATTGCGGAAAGACGGTGA
- a CDS encoding acyltransferase, whose protein sequence is MKRLLYFDWLRILAAVAVVVIHVSAGVVTDRSQNYTSPWMAGNFYESLSRWAVPMFVMISGALMLSSRREIPTAEFLKKRMGKIVIPLLIWSVIYYANEVRKGAYSFSMSDFVERLATGDIMYHLWFLYMIAGLYLITPLLKVLVRNAKRTDIEYFLILWLIASVIMHWMTYMVGYRIEIELLFVSHYVGYYMLGYYLFTYDLRPAVRKLIYAGGLAGWLITFFMTYRGSVSSDDPLEYFWYDEHSPNVFLITIALFVLFKYTAVGRTPLPWVGKVISEASFGIYLIHVLVMQTLHEKFDFVWFNLHPAIGIPYKTVLVVAISTILVYIIKKVPVLRGMIP, encoded by the coding sequence ATGAAACGGCTACTCTATTTCGACTGGCTGCGTATTCTGGCGGCAGTTGCAGTTGTTGTCATCCATGTCTCGGCAGGTGTCGTGACGGACCGCTCGCAAAATTATACAAGTCCCTGGATGGCCGGGAACTTCTACGAATCCCTCAGCAGATGGGCCGTGCCGATGTTCGTCATGATCAGCGGGGCACTGATGCTCAGCAGCCGCAGGGAGATCCCGACAGCCGAGTTCCTGAAGAAACGGATGGGCAAGATCGTCATTCCGCTGCTGATCTGGAGTGTGATCTACTATGCCAATGAAGTCCGTAAAGGGGCATACAGCTTTTCCATGTCCGATTTTGTGGAGAGGCTCGCGACGGGGGATATCATGTATCATCTCTGGTTCCTTTACATGATTGCCGGACTCTATCTCATCACACCGCTGCTCAAGGTGCTTGTCCGGAATGCAAAGAGGACGGATATCGAATATTTCCTGATTCTCTGGCTGATCGCTTCCGTCATCATGCACTGGATGACGTACATGGTCGGCTACCGGATTGAAATCGAACTCTTATTCGTCTCGCATTACGTCGGGTATTACATGCTCGGCTATTATCTATTCACCTATGATCTGCGTCCCGCCGTCCGGAAACTCATCTATGCCGGCGGACTGGCCGGCTGGCTGATCACATTCTTCATGACGTACCGTGGATCGGTTTCGAGTGATGACCCGCTCGAGTACTTCTGGTATGACGAGCACTCACCGAACGTCTTCCTGATCACGATAGCCCTGTTCGTCCTGTTCAAGTACACGGCAGTCGGCAGGACGCCGCTGCCCTGGGTCGGCAAAGTGATCAGTGAAGCGAGCTTCGGCATTTACCTGATCCATGTCCTCGTCATGCAGACGCTCCATGAGAAGTTCGATTTCGTCTGGTTCAATCTTCACCCGGCAATCGGAATCCCGTATAAGACGGTGCTTGTCGTTGCAATCAGCACGATTCTCGTCTATATCATCAAGAAAGTGCCTGTACTCAGGGGGATGATACCGTAA
- a CDS encoding phospho-sugar mutase — protein MTDIMTAYEQWKNAGLEEQLTSDLEAIAGNESEITERFYRWLEFGTGGMRGMLGAGTNRMNIHTIRRVAEGLARMIGQYGPAAKHRGAAIAYDTRHQSKGFAVETARVLGAHGIRTFVFAEPRPTPQLSYAIRELDAFSGVVITASHNPKEYNGFKVYGEDGGQLPPEKADAIVAYMGEIDDLFAIPVLDEDELKAGGLMTILAEGIDETYQKQLKRLKYGDFPRDDVKIVYTPIHGTGSVPVQQALENFGYTQVTVVPEQEQPDPDFSTVPYPNPEEKEAFRLAIQLGAKEDADLLLATDPDADRLGAAIALPTGGYDLLTGNQLGALLLRYLLEQRKQAGTLPDNGLLLKTIVTSEMGKEIAARYGVKTEDTLTGFKYISEKIEEYADSGEYEFLFGYEESYGYLAADFVRDKDAVQAAVLAAEAAAYYKSLGSSLHAELQALYKEVGYYREGLQSITVPGKEGTETIARLMDSFRADPPEEIAGQQVAAVEDYETGIIRNADGAETTTGLPRANVLKFQLADGSWCCIRPSGTEPKCKFYIGVCAETGMEAVKKRDALEIAMAALTEERRK, from the coding sequence ATGACAGACATCATGACAGCATACGAACAATGGAAGAATGCCGGATTGGAAGAACAGCTGACGTCCGATTTGGAAGCGATTGCAGGGAACGAGAGTGAGATCACCGAACGGTTCTACCGCTGGCTCGAGTTCGGCACAGGGGGCATGCGGGGCATGCTCGGAGCCGGCACGAACCGGATGAACATCCATACGATCCGACGGGTTGCAGAAGGGCTTGCCCGGATGATCGGGCAATACGGACCGGCAGCGAAGCATCGCGGGGCTGCCATCGCGTACGACACACGCCACCAGTCAAAGGGATTCGCGGTGGAAACTGCGCGGGTGCTCGGAGCGCACGGCATCCGCACATTCGTATTCGCCGAGCCGCGGCCGACGCCGCAGCTGTCGTATGCGATCCGCGAACTGGACGCATTCAGCGGCGTAGTCATCACAGCGAGCCACAATCCGAAAGAGTACAACGGCTTCAAAGTGTACGGGGAAGACGGAGGGCAGCTGCCTCCGGAGAAAGCGGATGCGATCGTTGCTTATATGGGAGAAATCGATGATCTGTTTGCGATCCCGGTACTCGATGAGGATGAGCTGAAAGCCGGAGGGCTGATGACAATCCTCGCCGAAGGGATCGATGAAACGTACCAGAAGCAGCTGAAGCGCCTGAAATACGGCGATTTCCCGCGGGACGATGTCAAGATCGTCTATACACCGATCCATGGGACAGGCAGCGTGCCGGTCCAGCAGGCGCTTGAGAACTTCGGCTATACACAGGTCACGGTCGTGCCGGAACAGGAACAGCCGGATCCCGACTTTTCGACAGTGCCATATCCGAATCCTGAAGAAAAGGAGGCATTCCGGCTTGCCATCCAGCTCGGCGCGAAAGAGGACGCGGATCTGCTGCTGGCAACGGATCCTGACGCCGACCGTCTCGGCGCAGCCATCGCCCTGCCGACCGGCGGCTATGATCTTCTGACAGGGAACCAGCTCGGCGCACTGCTGCTGCGCTATCTGCTTGAACAGCGAAAGCAGGCGGGCACGCTGCCGGACAACGGACTGCTGCTGAAGACGATCGTGACATCCGAGATGGGAAAAGAGATTGCAGCACGATATGGAGTGAAGACGGAAGACACGCTGACCGGCTTCAAGTACATTTCCGAGAAGATCGAAGAATATGCGGACTCCGGGGAGTATGAATTCCTGTTCGGCTACGAAGAAAGCTACGGCTATCTGGCGGCCGATTTCGTCCGGGACAAGGATGCCGTCCAGGCCGCAGTCCTCGCTGCGGAAGCGGCAGCCTACTACAAGAGCCTCGGCAGTTCTTTGCATGCGGAACTGCAGGCCCTCTATAAGGAAGTCGGCTATTACCGGGAAGGGCTGCAATCCATCACCGTTCCGGGAAAAGAAGGGACGGAGACGATTGCCAGGCTGATGGATTCGTTCCGTGCCGATCCGCCGGAAGAGATTGCGGGACAGCAGGTGGCAGCTGTCGAGGATTACGAGACAGGTATCATCCGGAACGCCGACGGAGCCGAAACAACGACCGGACTGCCGCGGGCGAATGTCCTGAAATTCCAGCTCGCCGATGGGTCCTGGTGCTGCATCAGGCCGTCCGGCACCGAACCGAAATGCAAGTTCTATATTGGCGTCTGTGCAGAAACGGGCATGGAAGCCGTAAAAAAGCGGGACGCACTCGAGATTGCCATGGCGGCGCTCACGGAGGAACGGCGCAAGTGA
- a CDS encoding S-layer homology domain-containing protein: protein MKKTTNYSKFVASAATATLVASAVVPAAFAQDMKFTDVGDRYKEAVTFLSENNITQGISDTQFGTQQSIKRVDVAVLLAKATLTTEEIESAPASGFSDVPSRAVKYVNALKAKGIANGKTTTSFGANSPITRGEAAIMLSKAYGIEGDAANVSFSDVAPRYKDAVAALVDNNITNGKTANRFGTVDSITRGELAIFLYKLETRDETPAPELKVEGVEAVSATQVQVKFTDAVNPATLFANAKTGEFKDGVFTMSRVGNANETGELTGMLSTDGKTLTVQTKNALEGKYTVIANGLKTMDNKDIEKYQEIVTIAKDEKAPTVVSVDKVNASQYNVVFSEPMKDLGTLRYTNENGTVYGDDNIDNSFNSGDSEVLFTLPSGMDAGKKVNVEFANAKDMADNTIAANSATATFTKGEKDGTPPTVGNIAQTGAKEFTVEFSEQLAGKPEINLSGGTVKTVEKDVSNPLKYVVTTNEVLDGSLTVTVNNYTDLSGETGAESSRLITFTKDTAAPEVTSTKVIKDKDGDKELLEITFDKKVNVSEDSKVKIAGTYLRTDGVTQNVNKSAVVAKVEDDAAKVVVELGTLLNDADSEGAKYNVNLSFENVASAYNVNAASKDVTFTRGKDAAAENAELVKVTKIEQDADDNTKVNVTFDKKVDGSTALNTANYSINGVAVQSVTLNEVVEGDDETVAQTAVLQLAPGSIDETGKRYVTVKNIKAEGSTKAMESDTRKVTFNENVAPVIESAVMTVNGTIDLTFSEAVTGSPINMEILAGDKTVAKKVKTTLNSKDKTKATAVVTGGFSEEELAQTITIQPAAGNKLTDGVGNTLTTGATVKRSR, encoded by the coding sequence ATGAAAAAAACTACTAACTATTCGAAATTCGTTGCAAGCGCAGCGACAGCGACACTCGTTGCGTCCGCAGTCGTGCCGGCAGCATTCGCACAAGATATGAAATTCACGGACGTAGGCGACCGTTACAAAGAGGCTGTCACCTTCCTGTCTGAAAACAACATTACACAAGGGATCAGTGACACACAGTTCGGCACACAGCAGAGCATCAAACGTGTAGACGTGGCGGTTCTCCTCGCAAAAGCGACACTGACAACAGAAGAAATCGAAAGCGCACCGGCATCAGGCTTCTCGGATGTCCCATCACGCGCAGTGAAATATGTGAATGCATTGAAAGCGAAAGGCATCGCGAACGGGAAGACAACGACATCATTTGGCGCAAACTCTCCGATCACACGCGGTGAAGCGGCAATCATGCTGTCGAAAGCATATGGCATCGAAGGCGATGCAGCGAACGTCAGCTTCAGCGACGTAGCACCGCGCTACAAAGATGCGGTCGCAGCACTGGTCGACAACAATATCACGAACGGGAAAACAGCAAACCGCTTCGGCACTGTCGATTCAATCACACGCGGCGAACTGGCCATCTTCCTGTACAAACTCGAAACACGCGACGAAACTCCGGCTCCTGAACTCAAAGTCGAAGGCGTCGAAGCTGTCAGCGCAACACAAGTCCAAGTGAAATTCACAGACGCTGTCAACCCGGCAACCCTCTTTGCTAACGCAAAAACTGGAGAGTTCAAGGATGGCGTGTTCACGATGTCACGTGTGGGCAATGCCAATGAAACAGGCGAACTGACAGGGATGCTCTCGACTGACGGTAAAACACTGACTGTACAGACAAAGAATGCCCTGGAAGGCAAATACACTGTTATTGCTAACGGATTGAAAACAATGGATAACAAAGATATCGAGAAGTATCAGGAAATCGTTACCATTGCTAAAGATGAAAAGGCACCGACGGTCGTATCTGTCGACAAAGTAAACGCCTCCCAATACAATGTCGTCTTCTCTGAACCTATGAAAGATCTCGGAACACTTCGTTATACTAATGAAAACGGCACAGTATACGGTGATGACAATATAGACAACTCTTTCAATTCTGGTGACAGTGAAGTGCTCTTCACGTTGCCTTCTGGCATGGACGCTGGCAAGAAGGTGAACGTGGAATTTGCAAATGCGAAAGATATGGCGGACAACACCATTGCTGCTAATTCGGCAACTGCCACATTCACTAAAGGTGAAAAGGACGGCACACCGCCGACAGTAGGTAACATCGCACAGACAGGCGCTAAAGAATTCACTGTGGAATTCTCGGAGCAGCTAGCAGGCAAGCCTGAAATTAATCTGTCGGGGGGTACTGTGAAGACTGTCGAAAAAGACGTTTCGAACCCATTGAAATATGTAGTAACTACCAATGAAGTGCTCGATGGATCTCTAACTGTCACAGTTAACAACTACACTGATTTAAGTGGAGAAACAGGCGCAGAATCATCACGCCTTATCACATTCACAAAAGACACTGCTGCGCCTGAAGTGACTTCAACTAAGGTCATCAAAGACAAAGACGGCGACAAAGAATTGCTGGAAATCACTTTCGACAAAAAAGTAAATGTCTCAGAGGATTCAAAAGTGAAAATTGCCGGAACATATCTTCGTACAGACGGAGTTACGCAGAATGTAAATAAATCTGCGGTTGTAGCAAAAGTTGAAGATGACGCTGCTAAAGTAGTTGTGGAATTGGGTACTCTATTAAATGATGCCGATTCAGAAGGCGCAAAATATAATGTCAATCTCTCATTCGAAAACGTGGCATCAGCTTATAACGTAAATGCAGCTTCAAAAGATGTAACGTTCACACGTGGTAAAGATGCTGCGGCAGAGAATGCTGAACTGGTGAAGGTAACAAAAATCGAGCAAGACGCGGATGATAACACAAAAGTGAACGTTACGTTTGATAAGAAAGTAGACGGAAGCACTGCATTGAACACAGCAAACTATTCGATCAATGGAGTAGCTGTGCAAAGTGTCACTCTCAACGAAGTCGTAGAGGGTGATGATGAAACAGTTGCACAAACAGCAGTACTCCAGTTGGCACCCGGTTCAATTGATGAAACAGGGAAACGTTATGTGACAGTCAAAAATATCAAGGCTGAAGGTTCAACAAAAGCCATGGAATCTGATACAAGGAAGGTAACTTTCAACGAAAACGTTGCACCTGTAATTGAATCCGCAGTTATGACTGTTAATGGCACAATTGATTTGACATTCTCCGAGGCCGTTACAGGATCGCCAATCAATATGGAGATTTTGGCAGGCGATAAGACTGTCGCTAAGAAAGTCAAAACAACGCTAAATTCTAAAGATAAAACTAAAGCTACTGCGGTAGTGACTGGCGGTTTCTCTGAAGAAGAGTTAGCACAAACAATTACTATCCAGCCTGCAGCTGGCAACAAACTGACTGATGGAGTAGGAAATACACTCACTACAGGTGCTACAGTGAAAAGATCACGATAA
- a CDS encoding DUF6020 family protein, which yields MKIVRWAVIVLLGLYLGGSMIFFFTPIRNTPVWAILLVSAAMAVFVWLALRFWPMLRAMTRAKRISYILFGILFPLYIAASIRGEQPFLTDNHIVVILAVWLGVTLGVLAIVTAIIYGALSVRLQPKGQRVSVWKVLLYALPTLLVSAYFLAAFYPGAMTPDSLAQWDQALTHKYTDWHPVVHTMLLSVLLSIWKSPAIVAIFQILLISAAAGVTGRALEEARVPKWAIWLVLIVFAISPVHAISSITLWKDVAYSAALFLFSILMFKIVRTGGRVLAGWPFLALYALTGFMVMFFRHNGFPVFLIVTAFILIMYRPYWLKLFPVAAVMVLIYQIVVHPVYTKLEVHPSDPQEMLSIPTQQIAAIVTEGGDITDKQRDYVNRIFPIDKWHEKYNPYSVDSIKFSWGDYNRFTIYDDWGRYGRTYLQLVKQNPEIAAGALFRQTSLVWQINQPEDGYTSKYVTHIYRNNEYGLVNPVLNEERRLHAYNYLKDADESIPFLWRPAFYTALALLFTYIAYLRNNWRAWLLLLPVALNTGAVFVGIPAQDFRYLLANSMIMLPFLLISLVPFEPMEVTDDD from the coding sequence ATGAAGATTGTGCGCTGGGCTGTGATCGTTCTGCTCGGCCTGTATCTCGGCGGCTCGATGATCTTCTTCTTCACACCGATCCGGAATACGCCTGTATGGGCGATCCTGCTCGTATCCGCAGCCATGGCGGTGTTCGTCTGGCTCGCCCTCCGGTTCTGGCCGATGCTTCGGGCGATGACGCGCGCCAAACGGATCAGCTACATTCTATTCGGCATACTGTTCCCGCTTTACATCGCCGCGAGCATCCGCGGGGAGCAGCCGTTCCTGACCGATAACCATATCGTCGTCATCCTGGCCGTCTGGCTCGGTGTCACGCTCGGGGTGCTGGCCATTGTTACTGCCATCATTTACGGAGCGCTTTCCGTGCGGCTGCAGCCGAAGGGTCAGCGGGTTTCCGTCTGGAAAGTGTTGCTGTATGCCCTCCCCACCCTGCTCGTCTCCGCCTATTTCCTGGCAGCTTTCTATCCGGGTGCGATGACGCCGGATTCACTGGCGCAATGGGATCAGGCGCTGACACACAAATATACGGACTGGCATCCGGTTGTCCATACGATGCTTCTGAGCGTTCTGCTGTCCATCTGGAAGTCGCCTGCCATCGTCGCGATCTTCCAGATCCTTCTGATCAGTGCGGCTGCCGGTGTCACCGGCCGCGCGCTGGAGGAAGCCCGGGTGCCGAAATGGGCGATCTGGCTCGTGCTGATCGTTTTCGCGATCAGTCCGGTCCATGCGATCTCTTCCATCACCCTCTGGAAAGATGTCGCTTACAGTGCCGCCCTGTTCCTGTTCTCGATCCTCATGTTCAAGATCGTGCGGACGGGCGGACGGGTGCTCGCCGGATGGCCGTTCCTCGCCCTGTACGCGCTGACCGGCTTCATGGTGATGTTTTTCCGTCATAACGGCTTCCCGGTATTCCTGATCGTGACGGCCTTCATCCTCATCATGTATCGGCCGTACTGGCTCAAGCTGTTCCCGGTGGCAGCTGTGATGGTGCTCATCTATCAGATTGTCGTCCATCCCGTCTATACGAAACTTGAAGTCCATCCGTCCGACCCGCAGGAGATGCTGAGCATCCCGACACAGCAGATCGCGGCCATCGTGACGGAAGGCGGGGACATCACGGACAAACAGAGGGACTACGTCAACCGGATCTTCCCGATCGACAAGTGGCATGAGAAATACAACCCGTACAGCGTCGACTCCATCAAGTTCTCGTGGGGCGACTACAACCGGTTCACGATCTATGACGACTGGGGCCGGTACGGGCGGACGTATCTCCAGCTCGTGAAACAGAATCCGGAGATCGCAGCGGGCGCGCTGTTCAGACAGACATCGCTCGTCTGGCAGATCAACCAGCCGGAAGACGGGTATACGAGCAAATACGTGACGCATATCTACCGGAATAACGAGTATGGGCTCGTCAACCCTGTGCTGAATGAAGAACGCCGTCTCCATGCGTACAATTATCTGAAAGACGCGGATGAGTCCATCCCGTTCCTGTGGCGCCCGGCCTTCTATACAGCACTTGCCCTGCTGTTCACGTATATCGCCTACTTGCGCAACAACTGGCGTGCATGGCTGCTGCTGCTGCCGGTCGCATTGAATACGGGAGCCGTGTTTGTCGGCATCCCGGCACAGGATTTCCGGTACTTGCTGGCCAATTCGATGATCATGCTGCCATTCCTGCTGATCAGCCTCGTGCCATTTGAACCGATGGAGGTGACTGACGATGACTGA
- a CDS encoding DMT family transporter, with amino-acid sequence MTETRTTSPIGIVLMIAAAFSTASGQFFWKLAAGGGLFDWHLWAGFVLYGLGAVLMTVAFRFGRLSVLHPLLTVGYVIALIYGVAFLNEPLSLPLLAGTVLILAGVWLVGGDSH; translated from the coding sequence ATGACTGAGACCCGCACGACTTCACCGATCGGCATCGTACTGATGATTGCAGCCGCGTTCAGCACAGCGAGCGGACAGTTTTTCTGGAAACTCGCTGCCGGCGGCGGACTGTTCGACTGGCACTTGTGGGCCGGATTCGTGCTGTACGGTCTCGGCGCTGTCCTGATGACCGTCGCCTTCCGTTTCGGCCGGCTGTCCGTGCTCCATCCGCTGCTGACGGTCGGCTACGTGATCGCCCTCATCTACGGTGTCGCCTTCCTGAATGAACCGCTCAGCCTTCCGCTGCTGGCCGGCACGGTCCTCATCCTGGCCGGCGTCTGGCTCGTAGGGGGTGACAGTCATTAA
- the galU gene encoding UTP--glucose-1-phosphate uridylyltransferase GalU, which produces MKPVKKVIIPAAGLGTRFLPATKAMPKEMLPIVDMPTIQYIVEEAIESGIEDIIIVTGKGKRAIEDHFDNALELEENLMQKEKYDLLEKVKESAAVDIHYIRQKEPLGLGHAIWCARNFIGDEPFGVLLGDDIIRSDKPALKQLIEQYEATGSSIIGVKEVPHEDIHRYGVIDPVTTDSRLMQVRNFVEKPSQDEAPSDFAIVGRYVLTPEIFNILDEKQIGKGGEIQLTDAIEKLNTQQDVYGYAFEGRRFDVGEKLGFIETTMTFALERDDLKSDVLDLMERLLADYKAKTE; this is translated from the coding sequence ATGAAACCAGTCAAGAAAGTGATCATCCCGGCGGCAGGGCTCGGCACCCGGTTCCTGCCGGCGACCAAAGCGATGCCGAAGGAGATGCTGCCGATCGTCGATATGCCGACCATCCAGTACATCGTCGAGGAAGCGATCGAATCGGGTATCGAGGACATCATCATCGTAACAGGGAAAGGCAAACGGGCGATCGAGGACCATTTCGACAATGCACTCGAGCTGGAAGAGAACCTCATGCAGAAGGAAAAATATGATCTGCTGGAAAAGGTCAAAGAATCCGCGGCGGTCGACATCCATTATATCCGCCAGAAAGAGCCGCTCGGCCTCGGACATGCCATCTGGTGCGCGCGGAACTTCATCGGTGACGAGCCGTTCGGTGTGCTGCTCGGCGACGACATCATCCGCAGTGACAAGCCGGCGCTCAAACAGCTGATCGAGCAGTACGAAGCGACCGGTTCGAGCATCATCGGCGTCAAGGAAGTGCCGCACGAAGACATCCATCGGTACGGCGTCATCGACCCGGTCACGACGGATTCCCGCCTCATGCAAGTCCGCAATTTCGTCGAGAAACCGAGCCAGGACGAAGCGCCATCCGACTTCGCGATTGTCGGGCGCTATGTGCTGACGCCGGAAATCTTCAACATTCTGGATGAAAAACAGATCGGCAAAGGCGGCGAGATCCAGCTGACCGATGCGATCGAAAAACTGAACACGCAGCAGGATGTCTATGGGTATGCGTTCGAAGGGCGCCGGTTCGACGTCGGAGAGAAGCTCGGTTTCATCGAAACGACGATGACGTTCGCACTGGAACGGGATGATCTGAAGTCGGACGTCCTCGACCTGATGGAACGGCTGCTTGCAGACTACAAAGCGAAAACGGAATAA
- a CDS encoding VanZ family protein, with protein MKKLVALLLIGIIAGLFISSSQTYDQQTIVPDLERLLPDRPLEGPLSKLEIPYWGKTISVEERGYYYFLEFLIRKAAHFFTFGVLAAVLYWLLPKMRLRFFLALLLSFAAASADEFHQSLTGGRTATWQDVALDLSGAIVFLTVIRLFTPRRTRRTTR; from the coding sequence ATGAAAAAACTTGTCGCCCTACTGCTCATCGGTATCATTGCCGGTCTCTTCATCTCTTCCAGCCAGACATACGACCAACAGACGATCGTTCCGGACCTGGAGCGTCTGCTGCCGGACCGGCCTCTCGAAGGGCCGCTGTCCAAGCTGGAAATCCCCTATTGGGGGAAAACCATCTCCGTGGAGGAACGGGGCTATTACTATTTCCTCGAATTCCTGATCCGCAAAGCGGCGCACTTCTTCACATTCGGCGTACTGGCCGCCGTCCTGTACTGGCTGCTGCCGAAGATGCGCCTCCGTTTCTTCCTGGCGCTGCTGCTGTCGTTCGCTGCCGCCTCTGCGGATGAATTCCATCAGTCACTGACAGGCGGCAGGACCGCCACCTGGCAGGATGTCGCGCTCGATCTGTCGGGCGCAATCGTCTTCCTGACCGTGATCCGGCTGTTCACACCGCGCAGAACACGCCGGACCACACGCTGA
- a CDS encoding EamA family transporter → MTVINWLLALMLLVMTWCGAFGGYFLKLASGTDLKFERPALIRRLIIGLLSYGAGAVLNIFALRYMAYTIVFPLTSITYIWTFILSYVLLGEPITKRKIAGVVLIMAGAVCLVL, encoded by the coding sequence GTGACAGTCATTAACTGGCTGCTTGCATTGATGCTGCTCGTCATGACATGGTGCGGCGCTTTCGGAGGCTATTTCCTGAAACTCGCGTCCGGCACCGATCTGAAGTTTGAACGTCCGGCGCTGATCCGCCGTCTGATCATCGGGCTGCTCAGTTACGGCGCAGGCGCTGTGCTCAATATTTTCGCACTGCGCTATATGGCATACACGATAGTATTCCCGCTGACGTCGATCACGTACATCTGGACGTTCATCCTGTCCTATGTGCTGCTCGGCGAACCGATCACGAAGCGCAAGATTGCAGGTGTCGTGCTTATCATGGCCGGCGCCGTCTGTCTCGTGCTGTAG